A window of Cottoperca gobio chromosome 16, fCotGob3.1, whole genome shotgun sequence contains these coding sequences:
- the LOC115020960 gene encoding N-acetylglucosamine-1-phosphodiester alpha-N-acetylglucosaminidase-like yields MATSLATREGLRLVLMMLVGLHVRQLGIRGARGSTDVDVLLPYAEGHDPSHCLRYTRDYQSVTHGEATYQTWPSSRHDRLPVAQSTVFISDMSGGADSSRWVHGHMTVVQDPLRTLSVLEPGGPGGCEKNPRVTVEETAAPAGCLYAQNAGFFNITTDRCVGNVVSDGRMVRDSKGVQNAQFGIRKDSSLVFGYLSQEDVLDQSNPFVQLVSGVVWLLRNGEVYINQSLKAECDKIVDMEVFRDFVDVRSARTAVGHDANGNVVLFHVDGETLKRGMNLWEVAEFLKNNGVINAINLDGGGSSSFVINGTLVSYPPDICESDSRWRCARPVSTVLCVHQRRCRPADCSGHGDCVAGRCQCQEGWQGAACDSLVCSPAASGPHGVCTTNGCLCAAGWRGENCSEKCLTGYYGDGCRHTCFNGAVCNHDNGHCTCPSGFHGNFCEQVCPAGLYGLSCAEECQCDDQCPCDPLTGSCASLSGGRCSAWRRQAYRDEPYLTEQTWLIITVTLASLLLIRLVVHFLRASWRWLLFGYSYTQVALSDLKGEALTARLLQLH; encoded by the exons ATGGCAACAAGCTTAGCAACGCGCGAGGGTTTGAGGCTCGTGCTGATGATGCTGGTGGGTCTCCATGTCCGGCAGTTGGGGATCAGAGGCGCGCG cGGCTCTACGGATGTTGACGTCCTGCTGCCATACGCTGAGGGCCATGATCCCTCCCACTGTCTTCGCTACACCAGGGACTACCAGTCAGTAACTCACGGCGAGGCGACGTATCAGACCTGGCCTTCCAGCAGACACGATAGACTCCCAGTGGCCCAGTCCACTGTGTTCATATCAGACATGTCAGGCGGCGCTGACAGTTCCCGCTGGGTCCACG GTCACATGACGGTGGTTCAAGACCCACTGAGGACGTTGTCGGTGTTGGAGCCAGGCGGGCCGGGAGGCTGTGAGAAGAACCCCAGGGTGACGGTAGAGGAGACGGCTGCACCTGCCGGGTGTCTGTACGCCCAGAACGCAGGCTTCTTCAACATCACCACTGACAGATGTGTGGGCAACGTGGTGAGCGACGGCAGAATGGTGAGGGACAGCAAAGGAGTGCAAAACGCCCAGTTTGGCATCAGGAAGGACAGCAGCTTGGTGTTTGG GTATCTGTCACAGGAAGACGTTTTGGACCAGTCCAACCCGTTTGTGCAGCTCGTCAGCGGTGTGGTGTGGCTGTTGAGGAACGGCGAAGTTTACATCAACCAGAGCCTGAAGGCCGAGTGCGACAAGATAGTGGACATGG aGGTGTTCCGCGATTTTGTGGACGTGCGGTCAGCGAGGACGGCTGTAGGTCACGACGCCAACGGCAACGTGGTCCTGTTCCACGTGGACGGAGAGACCTTAAAAAGAGG AATGAATCTTTGGGAGGTGGCAGAGTTCCTGAAGAATAACGGGGTGATCAATGCGATCAATCTGGACGGAGGCGGATCGTCCAGCTTCGTGATCAACGGCACGTTGGTCAGCTACCCACCTGACATATG TGAATCAGACAGCAGGTGGCGCTGTGCTCGGCCCGTCTCCACCGTCTTGTGTGTCCACCAGCGGCGCTGCCGGCCGGCAGACTGCAGCGGACACGGAGACTGTGTGGCCGGACGCTGTCAGTGTCAGGAGGGCTGGCAGGGCGCCGCGTGTGACTCTCTGGTGTGTTCTCCGGCAGCCTCCGGTCCCCACGGTGTCTGCACCACCA ATGGATGTCTCTGTGCTgcaggatggagaggagagaactgcAGTGAAA AATGCTTGACAGGTTACTACGGCGACGGCTGCAGACACACCTGCTTTAACGGGGCTGTCTGTAACCACGACAACGGACACTGCACGTGTCCCTCTGGTTTCCACGGCAACTTCTGTGAACAAG tgtgcccggcaggtcttTATGGTCTGTCCTGTGCAGAGGAGTGTCAGTGTGACGACCAGTGTCCATGTGACCCGCTGACAGGAAGCTGCGCCTCTCTCAGCGGCGGTCGATGTTCGGCGTGGAGACGACAGGCATACAGAGACGAACCTTATCTAACAGA ACAAACATGGCTGATAATCACCGTCACTCTGGCCTCTCTGCTGCTCATCCGACTGGTGGTTCACTTCTTGCGGGCGAGTTGGAGATGGCTTCTTTTCGGTTATTCCTACACACAAGTTGCACTGAGCGACCTCAAGGGAGAGGCGCTGACTGCCAGATTGCTTCAACTTCACTGA
- the LOC115021423 gene encoding zinc fingers and homeoboxes protein 1-like, with protein sequence MAEGGYECKYCSFQTSELNLFTMHVDTEHPDVVINTSYVCMECDYHTKSYDTLLAHNARLHPGEENFTRSMVKRNNETIFQQTINDITFSFVKVEDNETEETSRNSIALSKTPIMRIKSRPEPKKFILSHKMAVDDVIKVESDEDDENKEPPTLSPAPMTPVAVAPHLIPVSTAVQVHAIPHNMLPPGTLAQVLSALQNQQNCTQTQLLIPISSIPTYNSQKVIK encoded by the exons ATGGCAGAGGGAGGCTACGAGTGTAAATACTGCAGCTTCCAGACGTCGGAGCTCAACCTGTTCACCATGCATGTGGACACGGAGCATCCAGATGTCGTCATCAACACCTCGTACGTCTGCATGGAGTGTGACTACCACACCAAGAG TTACGACACACTGCTGGCCCACAACGCTCGCCTCCACCCTGGCGAGGAGAACTTCACTCGATCGATGGTGAAGCGAAACAACGAGACCATCTTCCAGCAGACAATCAACGACATTACCTTCAGCTTCGTCAAAGTGGAGGACAACGAGACGGAAGAGACGTCTCGCAATAGCATCGCCCTCAGCAAGACTCCCATCATGAGGATCAAGAGCAGACCAGAACCTAAGAAGTTCATCCTCTCGCACAAAATGGCCGTCGACGATGTCATCAAAGTGGAAAGCGACGAGGACGACGAGAATAAGGAGCCGCCTACGCTGTCTCCCGCACCGATGACCCCTGTCGCCGTCGCCCCTCATCTCATCCCCGTCTCCACGGCGGTGCAGGTCCATGCCATCCCGCACAACATGCTGCCTCCTGGGACGCTGGCTCAGGTTCTGTCGGCCCTGCAGAACCAGCAGAACTGCACTCAGACGCAGCTCCTCATCCCCATCAGCAGCATCCCCACCTACAACAGTCAAAAGGTCATAAAGTA G
- the LOC115021412 gene encoding zinc finger BED domain-containing protein 4, with protein MASPVWQFYRVFEKDMKLAVCMVCLRKIPRGGTRAKNFNTTNLIRHLKVSHIAEYEEFSKMARTKAERERERLATPQLSVTETLHPHSKNPKEISAKIMEFICRDHQPLSIVEGEGFRELISDLEPRYTLPGRKYFTDVCLPQLYQSVYTHVHSLMKHDITTMSFTGDICCSSVCPMSMLSLTARFIDPSFALHDVVLHSRECSGSPTAEALPAAFRDMLRAWGIPKEKVHVILRADDRDMEKALRDEDLPSLPCMAHTLQLAVSEEFLSQRSITDIITSGRCIVSHFKHSQLAYSRLESIQKQLDQPMKRLQQDVPTRWNSTLYMLQSLLEHKRALCAYGADYDLPSMFTGSQWKLVENVISLLAPFEELRQQISSPTASAADVIPSIRALTRLLEKTEETDHDVKTLKATLLEAVQKKFSDLESERLYTIAAVLDPRYKDRYFTNTLKQQIRGLLCDVLSSGLKREHCEESLTACSFEPPEKVPRAGSLHAMYAELLDENGRQGGGDGNPTSSEMNLYLSEPVIPRSEHPLVFWQDNKSRFPVLAQAARAYLCAPCTSEDSEQLFSTAANIVDDERNKLTAENAEMLIFIKKNMSLMLNK; from the exons ATGGCGTCACCGGTCTGGCAGTTCTACCGGGTGTTTGAAAAAGACATGAAACTTGCAGTTTGCATGGTGTGCTTAAGGAAAATCCCTCGTGGAGGAACGCGAGCGAAGAACTTCAACACCACGAACCTCATCAGACATTTGAAGGTTAGTCACATCGCGGAATATGAGGAGTTTTCTAAGATGGCGAGGACTAAAGCGGAGAGGGAGCGCGAGCGTTTAGCAACTCCGCAGCTGTCAGTCACGGAGACCCTGCACCCCCACAGCAAGAACCCCAAAGAAATATCCGCCAAAATTATGGAATTCATCTGCCGGGACCACCAGCCGCTGTCTATTGTTGAAGGGGAAGGTTTTAGAGAACTAATATCCGACTTGGAGCCACGCTACACTCTCCCGGGGCGTAAATATTTCACTGACGTGTGCCTGCCGCAGTTATACCAGTCCGTGTACACCCACGTGCACAGCCTAATGAAGCACGACATCACAACAATGAGTTTCACAGGGGACATCTGTTGTTCCAGTGTATGCCCCATGTCCATGTTGAGCCTAACTGCCAGGTTTATTGACCCGAGCTTCGCGCTGCACGACGTTGTTCTCCACTCTCGAGAGTGTTCAGGCTCTCCCACAGCGGAGGCTCTCCCTGCTGCGTTCAGGGACATGCTCCGCGCATGGGGAATCCCGAAGGAAAAAGTGCACGTTATTCTCAGGGCTGATGACAGGGACATGGAAAAGGCCTTGAGGGATGAGGATTTACCCAGCCTGCCTTGCATGGCGCATACACTCCAGCTCGCTGTGTCCGAGGAGTTTTTATCACAGCGCAGCATCACTGATATAATAACCTCTGGTAGATGCATTGTCAGTCATTTCAAACACTCCCAGCTGGCTTACTCCAGACTTGAAAGTATTCAGAAACAGCTGGACCAGCCTATGAAAAGGCTGCAGCAGGATGTGCCCACCAGGTGGAACAGTACTTTATATATGCTCCAGAGTCTACTGGAACACAAACGTGCCCTGTGTGCTTATGGAGCTGACTACGACTTGCCTTCCATGTTCACCGGCAGCCAGTGGAAATTGGTGGAAAATGTGATTTCCCTGCTCGCCCCCTTCGAAGAGCTCAGGCAACAGATCAGCTCACCGACGGCATCGGCTGCAGATGTTATACCCTCCATCAGAGCTTTAACTCGCCTCCTCGAGAAAACGGAAGAGACTGACCATGATGTGAAAACATTGAAAGCCACGTTGTTGGAAGCGGTCCAGAAGAAATTCAGTGACCTTGAATCTGAGCGCCTGTATACCATCGCTGCTGTCCTCGATCCGAG GTACAAAGACAGATATTTCACCAACACACTGAAGCAACAGATACGTGGGCTGCTGTGTGACGTCCTGTCCTCCGGACTGAAGCGGGAGCATTGTGAGGAGAGTTTGACAGCGTGCAGCTTCGAGCCCCCAGAGAAAGTTCCACGAGCCGGCTCTTTGCATGCTATGTATGCTGAGCTGTTGGATGAAAATGGAAGACAAGGTGGCGGCGACGGCAACCCAACATCCTCGGAGATGAACCTCTACTTATCGGAGCCGGTTATCCCGCGAAGTGAACACCCGCTTGTTTTTTGGCAGGACAATAAAAGCCGCTTTCCCGTCCTCGCACAAGCGGCACGAGCCTACCTCTGTGCACCGTGCACAAGCGAGGACAGCGAGCAACTTTTCAGCACAGCGGCGAACATTGTAGACGACGAGAGGAACAAGCTGACTGCCGAAAATGCAGAGATGCttatatttataaagaaaaatatgtcGTTGATGCTTAACAAGTAA